In Persephonella sp., the DNA window TTTATTTGATCTTGACGGAACCCTTATAGATTCTTCCAAAGATATAGCTACCGCTGTCAATTATGCCCTTGAAAAGATTGGAAGAAGCCCCCTTCCTGAAGAAGAGATAATAAAACATGTCGGATACGGTGGAAGAAAGCTTATGGAAGGGGTGTTAAAAACAGCAGATAAAAAAATGATTGATGAGGGGGTAAGGCTGTTTAGGGAGTATTACTTTAAAAATCCTGCACAGCATACAGTTCTTTATCCTTATGCTGAAGAGCTTTTGATAAAACTGAAAAAAGAGGGAAAAAAAACAGGTATTGTAACAAACAAATACGAGGATATATCACGAGAGATAATACAAAAGTTAGGCATACAAAAACTGATAGATGTGATTATAGGTGGTGATACTACAAATAAGAAAAAACCAGAGCCTGAACCTGTTTTGTTCGCCTTAGAAAAACTTGGATCTTTTCCTGATACTTCAATTATAATAGGCGACAGTGAAACTGACATACAGGCAGGCAAAAATGCAGGGCTGAAAACAGTTCTCGTCACATACGGTTTTGGGAAAACGGAACTTGCTTTGTCCTTTGAGCCTGATTATGTTATCAAAAGTTTAAAGGATCTATTATGGTAGTTTTGATATTTTTATTTGTTTTTGGTTTTACTTTTTCAAAAGAATTAAAGATCATATTTCCCTCTAAGAACACTGTTTTGATTGAAGGAAGACAGTATATAATAAAATGGAAAGGTGATATAGAAGGAAAAGCATGTATATCTGTTTTAATGGGAGGCAAAGAAAGGGGAATTATAAATGACTGTCAGACAGATTTCTCGGAAGGTCGCTACATCTGGAAAATTCCTGAAGGGTTTGTAACAGGCTTTGGCATTAATATGGATAAAAATGTAAAAATAGCCATT includes these proteins:
- a CDS encoding HAD-IIIA family hydrolase, which translates into the protein MDRQGNTEISRIQAEVETFLFDLDGTLIDSSKDIATAVNYALEKIGRSPLPEEEIIKHVGYGGRKLMEGVLKTADKKMIDEGVRLFREYYFKNPAQHTVLYPYAEELLIKLKKEGKKTGIVTNKYEDISREIIQKLGIQKLIDVIIGGDTTNKKKPEPEPVLFALEKLGSFPDTSIIIGDSETDIQAGKNAGLKTVLVTYGFGKTELALSFEPDYVIKSLKDLLW